The Thermoproteota archaeon genome has a segment encoding these proteins:
- a CDS encoding ATPase domain-containing protein, protein MRFEDLSFLKGRIPDEYLEKLIEKGISVRDLLTFSEKQLADELAIDRKVAREILDVVASILLKPVPADELLREEKPILSTGIKRLDDLLGGGFQIGTINAIFGPPASGKTQFCLHMAARSLLDEREGGVASEEAIFLDTEGTFVPERMKAFLYSNGLADRDLSRVRVFSAPGVSQLRVALKLSSDFVKEGTSRFVCVDSISYPFRGYKGLDGLRERQEDLQEALMLVRRIAELDAVILITAHAVRWGKEITSKGGFVLGHVPHNTLYFRKARENLVIVSLEDSSYLPLGQAAFKITEFGLESP, encoded by the coding sequence TTGAGATTCGAAGACCTCTCATTCCTCAAGGGGAGGATCCCCGATGAGTACTTGGAGAAGCTCATCGAAAAGGGTATATCGGTTAGGGACCTGCTTACCTTCTCTGAAAAGCAGCTTGCGGATGAGCTGGCTATCGATAGGAAAGTTGCTAGGGAGATATTGGACGTAGTTGCCTCAATTCTACTCAAACCCGTACCTGCCGATGAACTTCTAAGGGAAGAGAAGCCCATCCTGAGTACCGGAATCAAAAGGTTAGATGACCTACTGGGCGGGGGATTCCAAATAGGAACCATAAACGCTATATTCGGACCTCCAGCCTCAGGTAAAACGCAGTTCTGTCTCCATATGGCAGCTAGATCCCTATTAGATGAGCGTGAGGGAGGTGTAGCCTCTGAGGAGGCCATATTCTTGGATACAGAGGGAACCTTCGTTCCGGAGAGAATGAAGGCATTCCTGTACAGTAACGGCCTCGCAGACAGGGATCTATCTAGGGTGAGGGTGTTCTCGGCCCCGGGTGTATCCCAACTGAGGGTGGCCCTCAAGCTCTCCTCTGACTTCGTCAAAGAGGGTACCAGCAGGTTCGTCTGCGTGGATTCGATATCCTACCCTTTCAGGGGATATAAAGGGTTGGACGGCCTGAGAGAGAGACAGGAAGATCTCCAAGAGGCGCTGATGCTCGTGAGAAGGATCGCAGAACTGGACGCGGTGATCCTGATAACTGCTCATGCTGTCAGATGGGGTAAGGAGATCACCTCTAAGGGCGGTTTTGTTCTCGGCCATGTCCCCCACAACACCCTTTACTTCAGAAAGGCTAGGGAGAACCTAGTGATAGTATCCTTGGAGGACTCCTCTTACCTACCTCTGGGTCAGGCAGCCTTCAAAATAACCGAATTTGGCCTAGAATCCCCGTGA